The sequence below is a genomic window from Lysobacter stagni.
CCGATCGCGCTCATGCGTGCAGGCCCTCCTCGGAGCCGATGGCCTTGACGAACGCGTCTTCCAGATTGGCTTCGCCGGTCTGCTCACGCAGCTCGTCGGCCGTGCCGGCGGCAACCACCTGCCCGCGCGCGATGATGACGATGCGATCGCACAGCGCCGCGACCTCCTGCATGATGTGGCTGGAGAAGATCACGCAGCGTCCCTCCGCACGCAGCTGCTGCAGGAACGCGCGCATCGCGCGCGTGGTCATCACGTCCAGCCCGTTGGTGGGCTCGTCCAGGATCACGTTCTTCGGGTCGTGCACCAGTGCGCGCGCGATCGCCGTCTTCGTGCGCTGTCCCTGCGAGAAGCCTTCGGTCTGGCGGTCCAGGATGTCGTGCATCGCCAGCGCATCGGCCAGCACCTGCGTGCGCTGCGCGATCTGAGCCGGCGTCATTCCATGCAGCTGCCCGAAGTAGGCGATGTTCTCCCGCGCGGTCAGGCGCTTGTACACGCCGCGCGCGTCGGGCAACACGCCCAGGGCACGTCGCACCGATGACGGATCGACCGCGGTATCGATGCCATCCACGCTGATCTGCCCGGCGTCGGGCTTCATCAGCGTGTAGAGCATGCGCAGCGTGGTGGTCTTGCCCGCGCCGTTGGGGCCGAGCAGGCCGGTGATCTGGCCGTCTTGCGCCTGGAAGTCGACGCCTTCCACCGCGCGCACCACGCCGGTCCTGGTCTTGAAGCTCTTATGCAGATCGTTGGCGATGATCATGGCGTTGGTCCCTGCCGGAGCGCGGGGCTCACGGTTCCCATCCGTTGAAACTGGTGAACGGCGGCACGTAGCCGATGGCATCGAGGCAGGTCGCGTCGAGCTTCTTCGCGTCCTTCGATTCGATGAACTGGCCGACGAGCTTGGGCATGCAACCCACGCCGCCCACGTTGTGGCCCTGTCCGCGCAGCACCAGGTGGCGCGCATTGGGCAGGCCGGCGCGCACGCGCTCGGCGAATGCCGGCGGCGTGACCGGATCGATCTCGCCCGACAACAGCAGCGCGGGCACGTTGGATCGCAACGGCTGATCGAAGTCCGCCGGGCGCTTGCCGGTCGGCCACGTCCTGCACGCGGCGAAGAAGGCAGTCGCCACGTCCGGCCCGAGCACGGTGCTTGCATCGTCCGGGTTCGCTTGGAAGCGGTCCGCGTCTTCGGCGCAGATCACCGACCACTGCATCGCACGTGTCATCTGCCCGCCGACGTCGCGCGTCATCATCTCGGCCAGTGCCATCAGCGGTGCGTACTCGCCGCGGTCGGCTTCGTCGATCACCACGGGCAGCAGCGAGGCCATCTGCGGCATGTACGAGAACAGATGCGTCACGCCCACCACCGTATCGGCGGTGAGGGTGTCGCGCTTGCGCTCGCCGGAAGACGGGTCGCGGTAGTCCACCTGGACCGGCGCCGCCTGCAGCCGCTGCTTCACTTCCAACAACTGCGTGTGCAGGTCCTTGGGGAAACGCTTGCGACAGGTCGGCTGGCTCTGGCAGTGCGCGACCTGGAGATCGAGCGCGCGCTCGAACGTGCGTGCGAACTCGCCGCCCACCACCAGATCGTTGGGCGCCACGCCGTCCAGCACCAGGCTGCGCGTACGCGTGGGATGGCGCATCGCGAACTGCTGCGCCAGGCGCGTGCCGTACGACACGCCCACCAGGTTGACCTGCGGCACGCCCAGCGCGACGCGCACCGCTTCCAGGTCCGCGACGGCCTGCGTGGTCGTGTACAGCCGCGGATCGGCCTTGCCGTCCAGTGCCTTCGCGCACGCTGCGGCGTAGTCGGCGATCGCGCCGGCATCGGCTTCGGCGGCCGTGGTGAGTTCGAGTTCGCGACCGTTCGCATCACGGCAACGCAGCGGGCTGAGCTTGCCCGTCCCACGCTGGTCGATCAGCACGATGTCGCGCTGCTTGCGCACATCGCGCAGTGCCGCGTCGATCTGCGCCGCGTATTCGGTGGCGGCCTGTCCCGGTCCACCGGCGAGGAAGAACACCGGGTCGGGCGTCCCGCCGGCCTGGTCGCGCGCGGGCAGCCACGCGATGTTCAGCGCAATGCGCCGCCCGTGCGGCGCGGCCGGATCCTCCGGTACTTCGAAACGCGCGCACTGCGCGTCGATGCTCCCCTGTGCCATCGCACCCGACAGCGTGCAGGGCTCGAAGGCGATGGAACCGAAGTGCCGCTGCGCGGCCGCCTTCGCGTCCTGTGTCGCGTCGTTGGCCGGACGGCAGGCGGCCAGCCAGCAGACCGCCGCGAGCGCGGCGATCCATCCACGGGTGTCGCGCATGATTCCCTCAAGTCTTTTGGCGAAGCACCTTCAGCATGACAGAAGGGGCGCACAAGCTGAATGCGGGTCGAGGGAACCGGCGGTGCGATCAGGCCGCCGGCTGCATGTGGCACGCACGGCGTGCCAGAGCGTGGCCGGCCTTGTGCACCCAGGTGTTGCTCCAGGCCGCGGGCAGCAGGAGGAACA
It includes:
- a CDS encoding ABC transporter ATP-binding protein is translated as MIIANDLHKSFKTRTGVVRAVEGVDFQAQDGQITGLLGPNGAGKTTTLRMLYTLMKPDAGQISVDGIDTAVDPSSVRRALGVLPDARGVYKRLTARENIAYFGQLHGMTPAQIAQRTQVLADALAMHDILDRQTEGFSQGQRTKTAIARALVHDPKNVILDEPTNGLDVMTTRAMRAFLQQLRAEGRCVIFSSHIMQEVAALCDRIVIIARGQVVAAGTADELREQTGEANLEDAFVKAIGSEEGLHA
- a CDS encoding alpha/beta hydrolase — encoded protein: MRDTRGWIAALAAVCWLAACRPANDATQDAKAAAQRHFGSIAFEPCTLSGAMAQGSIDAQCARFEVPEDPAAPHGRRIALNIAWLPARDQAGGTPDPVFFLAGGPGQAATEYAAQIDAALRDVRKQRDIVLIDQRGTGKLSPLRCRDANGRELELTTAAEADAGAIADYAAACAKALDGKADPRLYTTTQAVADLEAVRVALGVPQVNLVGVSYGTRLAQQFAMRHPTRTRSLVLDGVAPNDLVVGGEFARTFERALDLQVAHCQSQPTCRKRFPKDLHTQLLEVKQRLQAAPVQVDYRDPSSGERKRDTLTADTVVGVTHLFSYMPQMASLLPVVIDEADRGEYAPLMALAEMMTRDVGGQMTRAMQWSVICAEDADRFQANPDDASTVLGPDVATAFFAACRTWPTGKRPADFDQPLRSNVPALLLSGEIDPVTPPAFAERVRAGLPNARHLVLRGQGHNVGGVGCMPKLVGQFIESKDAKKLDATCLDAIGYVPPFTSFNGWEP